In a genomic window of Zingiber officinale cultivar Zhangliang chromosome 9B, Zo_v1.1, whole genome shotgun sequence:
- the LOC122024702 gene encoding uracil phosphoribosyltransferase-like yields the protein MAGSIASPLQFPPDARLLSAAQSRQHVAVRSHRLLCLPAATVAAPPLRVPIRRRLAGRSAASSDTAMGGKTVSDDRMLVFVPPHPLIKHWVSVLRNEQTPCAIFRSAMAELGRLLIYEATRDWLPTVSGEIDSPMGEAAVEFIDPREPVAIVPILRAGLALSEHASTVLPATITFHLGMRRDETTLEPSIYLNNLPDQFPEGSRILVLDPMLATGGTIVAAIDLLKDRGVNNKQMKIISAVAAPPALQKLSKKFPGLHVYSGMLDPIVNEKGFIIPGLGDAGDRSFGT from the exons ATGGCTGGAAGCATCGCTTCGCCGCTTCAATTCCCACCCGATGCGCGGCTCCTGTCGGCGGCACAGTCCCGCCAACATGTCGCTGTCCGATCTCACCGCCTCCTCTGCCTCCCCGCCGCTACCGTAGCAGCTCCTCCCCTCCGG GTACCGATCCGGCGGCGACTAGCTGGCCGCTCGGCCGCCAGCTCCGACACGGCGATGGGAGGGAAGACCGTCTCCGATGATAGAATGCTG GTCTTCGTTCCTCCGCATCCATTGATCAAGCACTGGGTCTCTGTTCTCAGGAACGAGCAGACGCCTTGCGCAATCTTTA GGAGTGCCATGGCTGAACTCGGGAGGCTACTTATATATGAAGCAACGAGAGACTGGTTG CCTACAGTCAGTGGGGAGATAGACTCACCAATGGGTGAAGCTGCAGTTGAATTTATCGACCCACGTGAACCTGTGGCG ATTGTCCCTATTTTGAGAGCTGGTCTTGCATTGTCAGAGCATGCCTCAACAGTTTTGCCAGCAACGATAACATTCCACCTTG GTATGCGGAGGGATGAGACCACTCTAGAGCCTTCAATATATCTGAACAA CTTGCCTGATCAGTTTCCAGAGGGATCACGCATACTCGTCTTGGATCCTATGCTTGCAACTG GTGGTACTATAGTTGCAGCTATTGACTTGTTAAAAGACCGTGGAGTCAACAACAAGCAAATGAAAATA ATATCCGCTGTTGCTGCACCTCCTGCTCTGCAAAAACTCAGCAAGAAATTTCCTGG GCTCCACGTGTATTCCGGAATGCTAGATCCTATTGTAAATGAGAAAGG GTTCATAATCCCAGGCTTAGGGGATGCTGGTGACCGTAGCTTTGGTACCTAG